Part of the Pyramidobacter piscolens W5455 genome is shown below.
CGGAGCGCCGCAGCGCGAGACGTTGATCAGTTGTTCGAGGGTCAGGTTACGGCCGGTAAGGACGACGGGATTGGCACGGTTCATGGCGATCACTCCTGATTGTTTTTGTTTGACGGGCCGCCGCGGGATTCGCGGCGGCTCTTGCGTTAACGTTCCGTTTTTTTCGAAAAGCGCCTAGGCTTCGTGATGTTCTCTCTTGGCGCAGGCCGCTTCGGCCGCGCGGCGCACCGAATCGCCGTCGACGTGGTAGGGCAGCGTGATGTGGTACTTGCCGGGATACTTGGCGTTCACTTCGCGGCTGACCTCTTCGGCGTGTTCGCAGCGGGCCCAGGCGCGGCGCGCGACGCCGCCGAGCACGTCCCACATCATCGCCGACTTGATGATCGCGTCGGTCTCGGGGCGCCCGTCGAGCAGCAGGCCGAAGCCGCCGTTGATGCACTTGCCGATGCCGACGCCGCCGCCGTTGTGCAGCGTGCAAAGCGTCATGCCGCGGGCGGCGTTGCCGGCGAAGGTGTTGGTGGCCATATCGGCGCAGATGTTGCTGCCGTCCTTGACGTTGGCCGTTTCGCGGAAGGGGCCGTCTGTGCCGGAGACGTCGTGGTGGTCGCGCCCCAGCATGACGGGGCCGATCTTGCCCTCGCGCACGAGCTTGTTGAACGCGAGGGCGATGTTGGTGCGGCCTTCGGCGTCCTGGTAGAGGATACGGCACTGCGTGCCGACGACGAGATTGTTCTTCTCGGCGTCGCGGATCCAGACCCAGTTGTCGTAGTCCTGGCTGCGGCGGTCGGGGTCGATGCAGGCCATGGCGGCCTCGTCGGTGGCGCGCAGGTCTTCGTGTTTGCCGCTCAGGCAGCACCAGCGGAAGGGGCCGTAGCCGTAGTCGAACAGATGGGGCCCCATGATGTCTTCGACGTAACTGGGCCAGATGAAACCTTCGTAGGTGTCCTTGCCGTTCTTGGCGATCTCGGTGACGCCGGCGTCGAAGATGGCGCGCATGAAGCTGTTGCCGTAGTCGAAGAAATAGGAACCGCGGTTCACCAGTTTCTTGATCACGCTGAAATGACGGCGCAAACTGGCGTCGACGCGCCTGCGGAACTCTTCGGGATCTTCGTGCAACATTTTCGTGCGCTCTTCGAAGGTCAGGTCCGCCGGGCAGTACCCGCCTTCGTAAACGGCGTGGCACGAGGTCTGATCAGAAAGCAGCTGGATCGCGACGTGGTGGCTCTCGGCGTACTCGAGCAGCGTGACGACGTTGCCGTAATAGGCGATCGAAAGCGGCTTTTTGGCGTCCAGAGCTTCCCGGGCCATCCGGAAGGCTTTTTCGGCGCTGTCGGTGATCTCGCCGACCCAGCCCTGGCGATGGCGGGTCTCGATCCGGGAATAATCGACTTCGGCGACGATGCCGACGCCGCCGGCGATCTCGATGGCCTTGGGCTGCGCGCCGCTCATGCCGCCCAGTCCCGACGTCACGTAAAGGATGCCGGCCAGATTGTCGCGCGGGCCGACGCCGAACTTGAGGCGCGCGGCGTTGAGCACGGTGTTGAAGGTGCCGTGTACGATGCCCTGCGGCCCGATGTACATCCAGCCGCCGGCGGTCATCTGCCCGTAATTGCTGACGCCCAGCTGCATGGCGCGGTGCCAGTCCTTCTGATTGTCGAACAGGCCGACGAGCAGGCCGTTGGTGAGGATCACGCGCGGCGCGCCGGGATGCGAGGCGAACAGCCCCACGGGATGGCCGCTTTCGAGCACCAGCGTGGTGTCGTCGGTCAGCTCGCGCAGATACTTCTGGATCAGGCGGTACTGCAGCCAGTTCTGACAGACCTGCCCCGTCTCGCCGTAGGTGACGAGTTCGTAGGGATAGAGCGCCGTCTCGAAGTCGAGATTGTTGTCCATCATCACCTGAAAGGCTTTGCCGGCCAGGCACTTGCCCTCGTAGGTCTCGATCGGGCGGCCCCAGATGCGCCCGGCGGGGCGGAAGCGGTAGGCGTAGATGCGGCCGCGCGTGCGCAGCTCTTCCATGAACTCGGGAATCAGCTGCTCGTGATATTTTTCGGGCACGTAGCGCAGCGCGTTGCGCAGCGCCAGCTCCGTCTCCGATTGCGAAAGCGTCCAGCCGCGGTCGGGCGCGCGGCGGATCCCCGCCGCGAATTCGGGATATTCGGGCAGAACGTCGTCCGGTTTGATGACCATCGCTTCGCCGTTGAGCAAATTCTCCTGCATGTGTTTTTCTCTCCTTTATAAACAAGATTTACCGCGGAGCAGCGGAGAAAAATTCTTTTCCGATGAACCGCGTCCCGCCGAGGTATTTTTCCACGGGCTTCCATATAAGCGAACGAACGTTTTACAACAAACAAAAACAATCCAGCTGCCGCACGACGGCCGACAGTTTTTTCTGTGTCTTCGCAGCGGCTTTTGTTTTGCCTTTACGCCACGTAGACGCCTTTTTTGTACACTTCCATGACGGGGCTGACGCCGGCGTGATAGGCCAGGATCGTCGGCGAATCGCCGTCGAGCAGCAAAAAGTCGGCCTGCTTGCCGGGTTCCAGGCTGCCGACTCTGTCCTGCAAGCCGACGGCCCAGGCGGCGTTGAGCGTGCAGCCGGTCAGCGCCTCTTCCACGGTCATGTTCATGTTCATCACCGCCAGGCCGAAGACGAAGGGCATCGACTCGCAGAAGCAGGAGCCGGGGTTGCAGTCGCTGGCCAGCGCCACGGGCACGCCCAGTTCGATCATGCGGCGGGCGTCGGCGTAGGGCTTGCGCAGGCTGTATGCCGTGGCGGGCAGCACGTTGGCGATGACGCCGGCTTCCGCCATGGCCCTGAGATTCTTTTCGTTGGCCGCCAGCAGGTGTTCGGCCGAGGCGACGCGCAGTTCCGCCGCCAGCCCCGCGCCCTGAGTGTCATCCACTTCGTCGGCGTGGATGCGCAGTTTCATGCCCAGCGTGCGCGCCGCTTCGAGGATACGGCGGCTCTGCGCCACGGTATACACGCCCGTCTCGCAGAACACGTCGCAGTAGCGCGCGACGCCCTGTTCTTTGACGGCGGGGAGCATTTCGTTGACGATAACGTCTACGAAATCGTCGGCGCGCCCCTTGTATTCGGCGGGCACGGCGTGAGCGCCCATGAACGTGGGCACGACGTCCAGCGGCGTCTCGTCGCCGAGGCGGGCGATCACGCGCAGCATTTTCAGTTCCTCGGCGGTGTCCAGTCCGTAACCGCTTTTCACTTCCATGGTCGTGGTGCCGAAGTTCAGCGCCGAGAGCGCGTTCTCGCGCGTGGTTTCGAACAGCTCGTCCTCGCTGGCCGCCTTGACGGCTCTGACGCTGGAAAGGATGCCGCCGCCCGCGCCGAGAATTTCCAGATACGTTTTGCCCTGCAGGCGCATCGTGAATTCCTTCTCGCGCCGCGCCGCAAAGCAGATGTGCGTGTGCGGATCGACGAAGCCGGGGATCATCGCCGTACCGTCGCAGTCGCGTTCTTCCTCGATCTCCGCGTCCTTCGCGGCGAGAGCCGCGCGCACTTCCGTCTCGTCGCCGACGGCGGCGATCAGGCCGTCTTCGACGAACAGCGCGCCCTTTTCCCACGACGCGACGCGCCCCTGATCGGCCCCCGACGCAGGCGCGTCGCCCGCCAGCGGCGTGGTGATCGCCGCGTTGTAAAACAGTTTCCCGCTCATCTCTCCGCCTCCTTTTGAATCGTTACATCGAAGAAGCGATCTCCGCCGCCGCGCTTTTCAGCGCCGGCAGCAGTTCCGCCTCCCAGTTCCCGAAAGTTCCCGCCACGCCGGCGATGCCCAGCTGCGCCACAAAATGGCCGCGGCGGTCGTACAGCGGCACGCTCAGATCTTCGGCGTTGGCCATCCATTCTTCGCGCGAGTGGGCGCAGCCGACGCGCCGGATCTCGGCGACGCGTTCCCGCAGCCGCGGCGCGTCGGCTTCGGAACCGTCAGGCATTTTCAGCGGCGAGGCCAGGATCCGTTCGCGCAGGCTGGGCTCGCAGAACGCCAGCAGCACCAGCCCCGTGGCTCCCGCGCAGAGCGGCACGCTCATGCCCTCGCGCGCCACGAACTTGACGGCGATCTCCGGCTCCTCGGTGTGGACGCAGAGGCCGCCCATGCCCTCGATCACGCTCAGGATCGCCGTTTTCCCCGTGCGCCCCACAAGACGCCGCATCGGCTCTTTGGCGCTGCACACCAGCGCGTCGAAGAGCACGGGGCGGTGGTTGAGCAGGAAGAAACGAAGTCCGGCGCGGTAGGCGCCGCTTTCCGCATCCTGAACCGCCCAACCGTAAGATTCCAGCGCCGCCAGAAAACGGTGCGCCGTGCTGCGCGGAACGCCCGCCGCCGCGGCCAGGTCGCGCACGCTCGTCACCCGTTCGGAGCGCACCAGCGCTTCCATGAGATGGATTATTTTGCCCACGGCGTCATTCTTGGGCTGCCGTTGTGTTGAATTCATGATGGACCTCCAAAAGTGGGACGCCTTGTCTTAAAATCGCTTAATATAACTATACTAAAAAAATATTCTCTGTCAATCGAGAAAAAAGAGAAAGTCGGAGTTTCTTCATTCGCCGCCGGGGATCCGGCGCGCGTCGGTCCGTGAGGCGCGTTCGGGGCGATTCGCGCGAGGGCGGCGCTCCGATTTCATCGAATTTTTTTCATTAAAATGGGGGAAGCCCCCTCGCGCCGCGGCGCGAAAGAGCTTCCCCCCATGATCTTTTTCCGAAAAAATTATTTCCATTGCGTTTCCAGCGACAGGATCGTATAGCGGTTCCGCTGTTTGGTCTTGGGCGTGACCCGGGCCTCGAACGTGGCGGGGCGGTCGCTCTCGTCCTCGGCGTTGTAGACGTCGCCGGTCATGCGCAGCGTCCCGGCTTCTTCGAAGACTTCTTTCACCTGCGCGTAATAGACGGACTCGCCGTCGGCGCCCTCGAAATGGTAAAGTTTCCCGTCGTAATGGAAGTCGGAGCCCTCCACGTTGCGATTCTTCAGGTCGATGTCGAAATACTTTTTCACCGTTTCGGCCACGAACGCGCCGTCGATCGTCAGCGAGCCGTACGGGCAGTTTTTGTCCGCGCAGCGTTTGACGCGGCTTTTGAAGTTGTTCACGTAGTTGTGCCAGACGCCGAAACGGATCAGCTCGACCAACCCTTCTTTACTCTTCATGTGCAGCAGGCCGTCGCTGCCGCTGTCGCCCACGTCGAAGCCGTAGTAGCCCAGCTCGGTGAAATTGCTCAAAAAGACGCTCATCTTCTTCAGCTCCGCCGCGCCGGGATTCAGCGTTTTCGCCCCGGCCGCGGTCGCGGCGCAGGCAACAAGCACACACAGCGCCGCCGCGCGCGCAAACTTTTTCATTTTCATTCGCTCCTTTCGTCGCTCCCGTTCCGACGCCCGAAGCGCCCTTCCGGCTTCCGTCGGACAACGTTTTTAAATTACAAAGAATATAACACGGGCGGAAGGTCTCGGCAAGCGCTCAAAATCCATCTGCCGGCGCGCCGTTTCGCCTTTGCCGCCTCACTTTCGTTATTGCAGCCACGCGCCCACGCCCTGCGCTTCGATTTGCTTTTTGGAGGGCAAGCCGTTCACCGCCAGCGGCGCGCCGGCCAGTTCGGGGAATTTTTCGAACCACACTCTCAACACTTCCATCGTGATGCCGACGCGCTCTTCGATCGGATGTCTTGCGTCATGAAGCGGATCGACGCCGACTGCGTGCGCGTTCATGGCCGGATTGGGCGTTTCGCTGAGAAACGGGACGCAGGGCGTCCCTTCGCCGATTTCGTAGTGGGAGATGCCCCTGAATCCGGGGACGGACTGTTCTGGTTTGAGGGAGACGCCTCGCTCCCCGAGCTCCAGGATCATCTCGATGCATGGCTCGAGGTATTTCGGATGAGTGATCAGAGAATACGAGAGCGAGCCGCCCGGATGCTTTTTGCCGTCGCGGGGGTCGAAGACTTCCTCCGGTGCCGTCGCCTCATGCATGTCGAGACAGGAGGCGGGCTTTTCGCGGCGGATCAGCTCCATGACGCCGAACGTCACCATCTGCGCGGGCGTTCCGTCGGCGACGCCGGGATAATTGCGGTTGACGTTGCGCCATTCGGAGCCGTCTTCGTGAACGTAACCGAGCGGGTGGACGAAGTGTTCGGGATCGGTTTCGCCCCTGCGCAGCGGTATGCGCCGGTCGCCGTAATACAGCCAGCGCTTGCCCTGGCGGCTTTCGAACGGCAGCTGATGGGGCACCTGCCCGAGCGTGTCCGGCGCCGACATGCCGGCGGCGTTCAAACAGGGGATAACAAATAATTTTCCCTCTGCCACCGCGGCGTTTTCAAGAAGCACTTCGGCCGCCAGAACGCCGCCGATCTCGCGCGGGTGAGTGCCCGCCAACACCAGCGCCGTCGCGCCCGGCTTCGCGCCCTCCATCACGTAAACAGCGGTGTCGTAATCGGTCCCCCTGAGGTTGGGATTGTAATCGGAAAGCCATTTGATCCCCGTCACGCCGTATCCCGGCCGCACGTCCAGCCGAAACGCCGCCCGCGCCGCCGCGCCGCTTAGAACCAGTGCTGCCAGCAGCGCTGCGGCTGCCGCGATTTTTTGAAAACGTCCGTATGTCATTTTTGTCCCTCTCCGCTCAAGTTCCGCCGCGGCATTGTCCGCCGCGACGTTATTCTTCCCAAGAGATTATACCAACGTCGGCGATTTTTTACGCGGACGATGATAAAATAAGAGCATCTTCGAAAATGGAGGTGTCACATGAAAAAATTTCTCGGTGCAGTTTTGTTCTTGGCGATTTCGTGCTGTGCGGCCGTGCAGGCCAAAGATTATCACGTCGCGGCGCGGGTGAAGGAAGCGCAGGCGGCCGTGGAGAAAATGATCCGCTCCAAGTCGGCGGCCGGACTGGCCCAGTCGGTCAAGGAAGGCGTCGGCGTGGCCATTTTCCCCAGCGTCGTCAAGGCGGGGCTCATCGTCGGCGGCCGATACGGCGAGGGCTTGATGCTGCGTCATGATCCCAAGACGGGCCAATGGTACGGGCCGGCGTTTTTCAGCATCAGCGGCGGGTCGGTCGGACTGCAGATCGGCGCTTCTTCGACGGCGCTGGTTTTGACCGTCAACAATGAAAAGGGCATGAAGGCGTTCCGCGGCGGCACCTTCACGCTGGGCGCCGACGTCGCCGCCGTGGCCGGACCGAGCGGACGCAACTCCTACGTCGGCACCAATATCAACGCCGACGCGCCGATCTTCAGCTACTCGATCACGAAGGGCGTTTTCGCCGGCGTGGCCCTCGACGGCTCGGTGATCAGCGAACTGCCCCGCGTCAACGACGCCTGCTGGGGCAGGCATCTGAACAACGTCCAGATCTTCCACCGCAAACCGGCGCGCAAGGACGTGCAGGCGCTCATCAGAAAACTCAACCAGCTGATTTCCCTGGCAAAGTAAACTCGTTCTTTCATCCCGCAAACAAAAAAAGCGCAG
Proteins encoded:
- the hutI gene encoding imidazolonepropionase, with product MSGKLFYNAAITTPLAGDAPASGADQGRVASWEKGALFVEDGLIAAVGDETEVRAALAAKDAEIEEERDCDGTAMIPGFVDPHTHICFAARREKEFTMRLQGKTYLEILGAGGGILSSVRAVKAASEDELFETTRENALSALNFGTTTMEVKSGYGLDTAEELKMLRVIARLGDETPLDVVPTFMGAHAVPAEYKGRADDFVDVIVNEMLPAVKEQGVARYCDVFCETGVYTVAQSRRILEAARTLGMKLRIHADEVDDTQGAGLAAELRVASAEHLLAANEKNLRAMAEAGVIANVLPATAYSLRKPYADARRMIELGVPVALASDCNPGSCFCESMPFVFGLAVMNMNMTVEEALTGCTLNAAWAVGLQDRVGSLEPGKQADFLLLDGDSPTILAYHAGVSPVMEVYKKGVYVA
- a CDS encoding urocanate hydratase yields the protein MQENLLNGEAMVIKPDDVLPEYPEFAAGIRRAPDRGWTLSQSETELALRNALRYVPEKYHEQLIPEFMEELRTRGRIYAYRFRPAGRIWGRPIETYEGKCLAGKAFQVMMDNNLDFETALYPYELVTYGETGQVCQNWLQYRLIQKYLRELTDDTTLVLESGHPVGLFASHPGAPRVILTNGLLVGLFDNQKDWHRAMQLGVSNYGQMTAGGWMYIGPQGIVHGTFNTVLNAARLKFGVGPRDNLAGILYVTSGLGGMSGAQPKAIEIAGGVGIVAEVDYSRIETRHRQGWVGEITDSAEKAFRMAREALDAKKPLSIAYYGNVVTLLEYAESHHVAIQLLSDQTSCHAVYEGGYCPADLTFEERTKMLHEDPEEFRRRVDASLRRHFSVIKKLVNRGSYFFDYGNSFMRAIFDAGVTEIAKNGKDTYEGFIWPSYVEDIMGPHLFDYGYGPFRWCCLSGKHEDLRATDEAAMACIDPDRRSQDYDNWVWIRDAEKNNLVVGTQCRILYQDAEGRTNIALAFNKLVREGKIGPVMLGRDHHDVSGTDGPFRETANVKDGSNICADMATNTFAGNAARGMTLCTLHNGGGVGIGKCINGGFGLLLDGRPETDAIIKSAMMWDVLGGVARRAWARCEHAEEVSREVNAKYPGKYHITLPYHVDGDSVRRAAEAACAKREHHEA
- a CDS encoding IclR family transcriptional regulator: MNSTQRQPKNDAVGKIIHLMEALVRSERVTSVRDLAAAAGVPRSTAHRFLAALESYGWAVQDAESGAYRAGLRFFLLNHRPVLFDALVCSAKEPMRRLVGRTGKTAILSVIEGMGGLCVHTEEPEIAVKFVAREGMSVPLCAGATGLVLLAFCEPSLRERILASPLKMPDGSEADAPRLRERVAEIRRVGCAHSREEWMANAEDLSVPLYDRRGHFVAQLGIAGVAGTFGNWEAELLPALKSAAAEIASSM
- a CDS encoding lipid-binding SYLF domain-containing protein; the encoded protein is MKKFLGAVLFLAISCCAAVQAKDYHVAARVKEAQAAVEKMIRSKSAAGLAQSVKEGVGVAIFPSVVKAGLIVGGRYGEGLMLRHDPKTGQWYGPAFFSISGGSVGLQIGASSTALVLTVNNEKGMKAFRGGTFTLGADVAAVAGPSGRNSYVGTNINADAPIFSYSITKGVFAGVALDGSVISELPRVNDACWGRHLNNVQIFHRKPARKDVQALIRKLNQLISLAK